One window of Mediterraneibacter butyricigenes genomic DNA carries:
- a CDS encoding PadR family transcriptional regulator, which translates to MDAHIKKVYVPMTETGFYILYCLQEEMHGYNIGLKVKEMTAGEVSISPGTMYGTLSKMEKDGLITFLREEEKRKIYQITELGREVLGLELRRIERLYQNSKGEMYDGR; encoded by the coding sequence ATGGATGCACATATTAAAAAAGTATACGTTCCGATGACAGAAACCGGATTCTATATTCTGTACTGTCTGCAAGAAGAAATGCATGGATATAATATCGGGTTAAAGGTCAAAGAGATGACGGCAGGCGAAGTCTCGATCAGTCCGGGAACGATGTACGGAACTTTATCTAAAATGGAAAAAGACGGTCTGATTACATTTTTAAGAGAAGAAGAGAAACGAAAGATTTATCAGATTACGGAGCTCGGTCGAGAGGTTCTTGGGCTGGAATTGAGACGGATTGAACGATTGTATCAAAACAGTAAGGGGGAAATGTATGATGGCAGATAA
- a CDS encoding DUF2812 domain-containing protein translates to MMADKKERRLFVLSEYEEEEQYLRDMARKGYLLEKVTLPGVYHFRKAEPVDMVYRLDFPDYVKNMMPKK, encoded by the coding sequence ATGATGGCAGATAAAAAAGAACGTAGACTGTTTGTGTTAAGTGAGTATGAGGAAGAAGAACAGTATCTGAGAGATATGGCGAGAAAAGGGTATCTTCTGGAAAAGGTTACACTTCCCGGAGTTTACCATTTCAGAAAAGCAGAACCAGTGGATATGGTCTATCGGTTGGATTTTCCAGATTACGTAAAAAATATGATGCCGAAAAAGTGA
- a CDS encoding helix-turn-helix domain-containing protein: MENSVTLEQALNRIEELEKENAELRKELEYYRNRKMSGRQKHNAKWMAIYNDFVACYESGMTMVEIAKRNNVSERTIYRYKAYYDEMKKTEE, translated from the coding sequence ATGGAGAATTCTGTAACACTTGAACAGGCATTAAATAGAATTGAGGAATTGGAGAAAGAAAATGCGGAACTTCGAAAAGAACTGGAGTATTACAGAAATCGAAAAATGAGCGGACGGCAGAAACATAATGCCAAGTGGATGGCAATTTACAATGATTTTGTTGCCTGTTATGAGAGTGGAATGACAATGGTAGAAATTGCAAAACGTAATAATGTCAGTGAGCGGACGATATACAGGTATAAAGCGTATTATGACGAAATGAAGAAAACAGAGGAATAG
- a CDS encoding zinc-dependent dehydrogenase, giving the protein MKAAVYLEKDKIEVREVPKPEVDDDSVLVKVEACAVCGSDIRIFHHGNSRVKPPQTLGHEIAGVVVEAGKNVTRFKVGDRVAIGADVPCGECAFCEAGIGNNCQTNYAIGYQFAGGFAEYILLNKTVVNFGPVHILPDHVSFEEGALAEPLGCVLNAVELTGIKLGDTVVIIGAGPIGCMIIPIAYKCGASKVIVVQRSRPRMETAKQFGANVYICSSEEDPIQRVLEETNGLGADVIFTANPSPQTHAQALHMAKNRARINLFGGLPAGSTVEMDTNIIHYKELIMMGAHGAVPRHHQMAVDLIASGTIDMKPYISHTFPLNQIQDAFAAAEGHTGMRVVVKPQQ; this is encoded by the coding sequence ATGAAAGCAGCAGTATATCTTGAGAAGGACAAAATTGAAGTCAGAGAGGTTCCGAAACCGGAAGTGGACGATGACAGTGTATTGGTGAAGGTGGAAGCCTGCGCAGTTTGTGGATCGGATATCCGGATTTTCCATCATGGAAACAGTCGGGTGAAACCACCACAGACACTGGGACATGAGATTGCCGGAGTGGTTGTGGAAGCCGGAAAGAATGTGACAAGGTTCAAAGTGGGGGATCGTGTGGCAATCGGTGCAGATGTTCCGTGTGGAGAATGTGCATTCTGTGAAGCGGGGATTGGAAATAACTGTCAGACCAATTATGCGATCGGCTATCAGTTTGCGGGTGGCTTTGCGGAATACATTCTTTTGAATAAAACGGTAGTGAATTTTGGACCGGTTCATATTCTGCCGGATCATGTCAGTTTTGAAGAAGGAGCACTGGCAGAGCCTCTTGGATGTGTATTAAATGCAGTAGAGCTGACGGGGATCAAATTGGGAGATACGGTGGTGATTATCGGAGCAGGACCGATCGGGTGTATGATCATTCCGATTGCTTATAAATGCGGAGCTTCCAAGGTAATCGTAGTACAGAGATCCCGTCCGCGTATGGAAACGGCGAAGCAGTTTGGTGCGAATGTCTATATCTGTTCTTCGGAAGAGGATCCGATTCAGAGAGTGCTGGAAGAGACAAATGGTCTGGGAGCGGATGTGATCTTTACGGCGAATCCATCACCGCAGACCCACGCACAGGCGTTGCATATGGCGAAAAACCGGGCAAGAATTAACCTGTTTGGCGGACTTCCGGCAGGAAGTACCGTGGAAATGGATACCAATATTATTCATTATAAAGAACTGATCATGATGGGAGCTCATGGAGCAGTCCCGCGTCATCATCAGATGGCAGTAGATCTGATTGCGTCAGGTACGATTGACATGAAGCCTTATATTTCGCATACTTTCCCATTGAATCAGATTCAGGATGCCTTTGCAGCGGCGGAAGGACATACGGGAATGAGAGTGGTTGTGAAACCGCAGCAGTGA
- the rlmD gene encoding 23S rRNA (uracil(1939)-C(5))-methyltransferase RlmD: MKKKQILEGVIERVDFPNKGYVYVDGEEVPVIVKNGIPGQKVRFLINKIRKGQPEGRLLEVLESSPMETRDPVCSIFPACGGCMYQTMSYEDQLEMKKDQIQRILDEAVLPGRTYTYEGIKRSPKEFGYRNKMEFSFGDDHKDGPLTLGLHKKGSTYDVLTASDCKLVHSDMNQILICILEYFTEKKVGYYHKIQHEGYLRHLLLRRGDTTGEVLVSLVTSTQEEHDLSELVERLLKLELEGTIVGILHIFNDSLSDVVQSDETKILYGQDFFYEDLLGLKFKITPFSFFQPNSRAAEVLYETVREYIGDIKDMTVFDLFSGTGTIAQILAPVAKEVIGVEIVEEAVEAARENAARNGLSNCKFIADDVFKALDEIEEKPDVIVLDPPRDGIHPKALPKILDYGVDHIVYISCKATSLARDLETIQGRGYRLEKAVAVDQFCETVHCEVVTLLTRNGEFNLAKSDNARQPQCTPEKEDAIMQAFRHFGII; the protein is encoded by the coding sequence ATGAAGAAGAAGCAGATTTTGGAAGGCGTGATCGAGCGCGTGGATTTTCCGAATAAAGGGTATGTATATGTGGATGGCGAGGAAGTACCGGTCATCGTAAAAAATGGAATCCCGGGACAGAAAGTTCGCTTTCTGATCAATAAAATACGAAAAGGTCAGCCGGAAGGAAGGCTTCTGGAAGTGCTGGAATCTTCTCCGATGGAAACGCGAGATCCGGTTTGCAGCATTTTTCCGGCCTGCGGAGGCTGTATGTACCAGACCATGTCCTATGAAGATCAGTTGGAGATGAAAAAAGATCAGATTCAGAGAATTTTGGATGAGGCAGTCCTGCCGGGGCGAACGTATACCTATGAAGGAATTAAACGAAGCCCGAAAGAGTTCGGTTATCGAAACAAAATGGAGTTTTCCTTTGGAGATGATCACAAAGATGGACCGTTGACTCTGGGACTTCATAAAAAAGGAAGTACGTATGACGTACTGACAGCATCAGATTGTAAACTGGTCCATTCAGACATGAATCAGATCCTGATCTGTATTCTGGAATATTTTACAGAAAAAAAGGTAGGATACTATCATAAAATACAGCATGAAGGTTATCTTCGTCATCTGTTGCTTCGCCGTGGTGATACGACGGGAGAGGTCCTGGTCAGTCTGGTAACGAGCACACAGGAAGAACATGACCTGTCAGAACTGGTGGAGAGACTGCTGAAACTGGAACTGGAGGGAACGATTGTTGGAATTCTTCATATCTTCAATGATTCTCTGTCCGATGTGGTACAGAGTGATGAGACGAAGATCCTGTACGGACAGGATTTCTTCTATGAAGACCTGTTGGGACTGAAATTTAAAATTACTCCCTTTTCCTTCTTTCAGCCCAATTCCAGAGCGGCAGAAGTTCTCTATGAAACAGTTCGTGAATATATCGGAGATATTAAGGATATGACGGTATTTGACCTGTTCAGCGGAACCGGAACCATCGCCCAGATCCTGGCACCGGTCGCCAAAGAAGTGATCGGTGTGGAGATTGTAGAAGAGGCGGTAGAGGCTGCACGAGAAAACGCAGCGCGCAATGGATTATCCAACTGTAAATTCATAGCAGACGATGTATTTAAGGCGCTGGATGAGATTGAGGAAAAGCCAGATGTGATCGTGCTGGATCCGCCACGTGATGGAATCCATCCCAAGGCATTGCCGAAGATTCTGGATTATGGAGTAGATCATATCGTCTATATTTCCTGCAAAGCAACCAGTCTGGCACGGGATCTTGAGACGATTCAGGGAAGAGGATATCGCTTGGAAAAAGCAGTGGCTGTGGATCAGTTCTGCGAGACTGTGCATTGTGAGGTGGTCACCTTGCTTACCAGGAACGGAGAATTCAATCTGGCTAAATCAGACAATGCGAGACAGCCACAGTGTACACCGGAGAAGGAAGATGCAATTATGCAGGCATTTAGGCATTTTGGAATCATATAG
- the bioB gene encoding biotin synthase BioB, translating into MNTVTNPSTSDPLLSREEAIAILNTPDENLQKLVARAELLRRKYKGNHVSIHILTNARSGNCSQDCAYCAQSCRSNADIEKYRWVADEKLYEDNTFVKDHHLSRHCIGLSGMNFSDGEIEELAEKIRKMKKDGTHLCCSIGFLTKHQALLLKEAGLDRINHNLNSSRSYYSKICSTHTFEQRVANIKMLQELGYEICSGGIIGMGESKEDVVDMLLELREIKPEALPINFLLPIPGTPLEHTDMSGLTTAYCMKILCLARLLVPTADIRCAAGREVYFKGEEKMLLSVVDSIFASGYLTAGGQGIQDTIQTIVDAGFTYEIESA; encoded by the coding sequence ATGAATACAGTTACAAATCCATCCACATCCGATCCGCTTCTTTCCCGTGAAGAAGCCATTGCCATTTTAAATACACCGGATGAAAATTTGCAGAAATTAGTGGCCCGCGCAGAACTATTGCGGCGCAAATATAAAGGAAATCATGTCAGTATCCATATTCTTACAAATGCCCGGAGTGGCAATTGTTCTCAGGACTGCGCCTACTGTGCACAATCCTGCCGTTCCAATGCCGATATTGAGAAATACAGATGGGTAGCTGATGAGAAGTTATACGAAGACAATACCTTTGTAAAAGATCATCATCTTTCCAGGCATTGTATCGGGCTCAGCGGCATGAATTTTTCAGATGGAGAAATCGAAGAACTGGCTGAGAAAATCCGAAAAATGAAAAAGGATGGAACCCATCTCTGCTGTTCCATCGGTTTTCTGACAAAACATCAGGCGTTGCTCTTAAAAGAAGCCGGTTTAGATCGGATCAATCACAACCTGAACAGCAGTCGTTCTTATTATTCAAAGATCTGTTCTACTCACACCTTCGAACAACGTGTGGCAAATATCAAAATGTTGCAGGAACTGGGCTATGAAATCTGCAGCGGTGGAATTATCGGTATGGGAGAAAGTAAAGAAGATGTAGTAGATATGCTTTTAGAACTCCGTGAAATCAAACCGGAAGCACTGCCGATCAATTTTCTGCTTCCTATTCCCGGCACTCCGCTGGAACATACCGATATGTCCGGCCTTACCACCGCATACTGCATGAAGATTCTATGTCTTGCCAGACTTCTGGTTCCAACTGCTGATATTCGCTGTGCGGCAGGACGGGAAGTTTACTTCAAAGGAGAAGAAAAGATGTTGCTGAGCGTCGTAGATTCCATCTTCGCTTCCGGCTATCTGACCGCTGGCGGACAAGGAATTCAGGATACAATCCAGACAATCGTCGATGCCGGATTTACTTACGAGATTGAATCTGCGTAG
- a CDS encoding rubredoxin yields MKKYVCDVCGWEYDEEKGYPEGGIAPGTKWEDVPEDFECPLCLVGKDQFSEE; encoded by the coding sequence ATGAAAAAATATGTATGCGATGTATGTGGTTGGGAATACGATGAAGAAAAAGGATATCCGGAAGGCGGAATCGCACCGGGTACGAAATGGGAAGATGTACCGGAAGACTTTGAGTGTCCGTTATGTTTAGTCGGAAAAGACCAGTTTTCTGAGGAATAA
- a CDS encoding DUF4367 domain-containing protein, which produces MRLDDLRKEMPETPDFIHKMIQEEVEHQMQEQKMIPIQSKNRHRWKAGQVAAAAIACVIATSTVAYAGNKLYHMYLEKQGTYSVTTTVQSGENDSAVQLPDQVHQIAIEANYIPEGMEWNDEAKVKLSYATTPWQGGISMDYVLLDEKNLKAAQVDKHVVESEEKMFGKYEGVYLRYQDLQKDQSFNQRIYLLCPEEYRVIILYIGDDVAKDEAVKFAENLTVTEKEEMIAVKDLYTWSEYVAPAPAETEQSDDEYVTEVADSKLPIYKVGESMKLDAFAEDADGNPVKNKRIMAKVDQVQIEDDLSLLEGKEIPKEWQQAVGNDGKLVKNHLSYIESGDGVENLDQVVKEEDVRQRLVYVTVTYKNTSDTELDNILYIGSLMLMNHKNGTYQVYEIEDQKGDGYDKVIGDSVAWNGNMTWFSQKDENGKNYIPSLKPGESTQVVMAWIMDEPDLENMYLNLDSSGGSYFIGTDELKTGVIAIGEAASEER; this is translated from the coding sequence ATGAGATTAGACGATCTGAGAAAAGAAATGCCGGAAACACCGGATTTTATACATAAGATGATCCAGGAAGAGGTGGAACATCAGATGCAAGAACAAAAGATGATTCCGATTCAATCCAAAAACAGACACAGATGGAAAGCAGGACAGGTGGCAGCAGCGGCGATTGCCTGTGTGATCGCAACTTCGACGGTTGCTTACGCAGGAAATAAACTTTATCATATGTATCTGGAAAAACAGGGCACATACAGTGTGACAACGACAGTGCAGTCCGGGGAGAATGACAGTGCAGTTCAGTTGCCGGATCAGGTTCACCAAATTGCGATTGAAGCAAATTATATACCGGAGGGTATGGAGTGGAACGATGAAGCGAAAGTAAAACTCAGTTATGCCACAACACCATGGCAGGGGGGGATTTCGATGGATTACGTTCTGTTGGATGAAAAGAATCTGAAGGCTGCTCAGGTAGATAAACATGTGGTGGAAAGCGAAGAGAAGATGTTTGGAAAATATGAAGGGGTGTATTTGCGTTATCAGGATCTGCAGAAAGATCAGTCTTTTAACCAGAGAATCTATCTGCTCTGCCCGGAAGAATACCGCGTGATTATCCTTTATATCGGAGATGATGTAGCAAAGGATGAGGCAGTAAAATTTGCAGAAAACCTTACGGTGACAGAAAAAGAAGAAATGATTGCAGTGAAAGATCTGTATACCTGGAGTGAATATGTGGCACCGGCACCGGCAGAGACAGAGCAGTCAGATGATGAGTATGTGACAGAAGTGGCAGATTCCAAACTTCCGATCTATAAAGTGGGAGAATCCATGAAGCTAGATGCGTTCGCAGAAGATGCGGATGGAAATCCAGTGAAAAATAAGCGGATTATGGCAAAAGTAGATCAGGTTCAGATCGAGGATGATTTAAGTCTTCTGGAAGGAAAAGAGATTCCGAAGGAGTGGCAGCAGGCCGTCGGAAATGATGGAAAACTTGTGAAGAACCATCTTTCCTATATCGAATCCGGAGATGGAGTGGAGAATCTGGATCAGGTGGTGAAAGAGGAGGATGTAAGGCAACGATTAGTCTATGTGACCGTGACATATAAAAATACCTCAGATACAGAACTGGACAACATCCTTTATATCGGCTCGCTGATGCTGATGAACCATAAAAACGGAACCTACCAGGTTTATGAGATAGAAGATCAGAAAGGGGATGGCTATGACAAAGTGATCGGAGATAGTGTGGCGTGGAATGGTAATATGACCTGGTTCTCTCAGAAAGATGAAAATGGAAAAAATTATATACCGTCCCTAAAACCGGGTGAAAGTACGCAGGTTGTGATGGCATGGATCATGGATGAACCGGATCTTGAGAATATGTATCTGAATCTGGACAGCAGTGGCGGTTCGTACTTTATCGGCACCGATGAATTGAAAACTGGTGTGATTGCAATCGGAGAGGCAGCATCGGAAGAGAGATAG
- a CDS encoding biotin transporter BioY — protein sequence MTQEKTQSIRKTNTYAMAVTALMTAVTCILAPMSIPIGPVPISLTNFAIYLSLYLLDWKKGTLSYFVYLLIGFAGLPVFSGFTGGIGKLAGPTGGYIIGFIPMAIIAGIIIDNFSQRWIQLAGMIFGTLLCYILGTVWFCFQSGYTASAALAVCVIPFIPADLCKMVIAMIIGPSIRKRLGSVVQ from the coding sequence ATGACACAAGAAAAAACACAATCCATCAGAAAAACCAACACTTACGCAATGGCCGTCACCGCATTAATGACAGCCGTTACCTGCATTCTTGCCCCGATGTCCATCCCGATTGGACCTGTCCCTATTTCGCTGACTAACTTTGCGATCTATCTGTCGCTCTATCTTCTGGACTGGAAAAAAGGAACTCTCAGCTATTTCGTTTATCTCCTGATCGGTTTCGCAGGACTTCCTGTATTTTCCGGCTTCACCGGCGGAATCGGCAAACTTGCAGGCCCTACCGGCGGATATATCATAGGTTTTATCCCGATGGCAATCATTGCCGGAATCATTATCGACAATTTCAGCCAACGCTGGATCCAGCTTGCCGGAATGATCTTCGGAACCCTTCTCTGTTACATACTTGGAACCGTCTGGTTCTGTTTCCAGTCAGGATATACAGCATCCGCCGCTCTCGCGGTCTGTGTAATTCCATTTATCCCGGCAGATCTCTGCAAAATGGTCATTGCAATGATCATCGGTCCAAGTATTCGCAAACGCCTGGGATCTGTTGTACAGTAA
- a CDS encoding RNA polymerase sigma factor, with protein sequence MTKEQLGQLILSSEQQLYATARTILNQDQDCADAIQEAIVKAFSKYGSLKEDRFAKSWLIRILINECYNILRREQKKVSIEEVPMEPVVHTEEKDYSELYRAVRELKEELKIPVILFYMEGFRVREIAQILDISEGAVQKRLVRARDILKRTIDREEISA encoded by the coding sequence ATGACAAAAGAGCAACTGGGACAGTTGATACTTTCTTCGGAACAACAGCTCTATGCAACAGCCAGAACGATCTTGAATCAGGATCAGGACTGTGCTGATGCGATACAGGAAGCCATTGTCAAAGCGTTCAGCAAATACGGATCTCTAAAAGAGGATCGTTTTGCAAAGAGCTGGCTGATAAGGATTCTGATCAATGAATGTTACAACATTTTAAGGAGAGAACAGAAGAAGGTAAGCATAGAGGAAGTGCCAATGGAGCCGGTGGTTCATACAGAAGAAAAAGATTACAGTGAACTTTACAGGGCTGTCCGGGAACTGAAAGAAGAACTTAAGATTCCTGTGATCCTGTTCTATATGGAAGGATTTCGGGTGAGGGAGATTGCACAGATCCTGGATATTTCGGAGGGAGCCGTTCAAAAACGACTGGTGAGAGCCAGAGATATCCTGAAACGAACCATTGACAGAGAGGAGATTTCAGCATGA
- a CDS encoding VOC family protein encodes MKLKNIMIVVKDIEKSKQFYHDLFGLDMILDNDGNMILTEGLVLQDEKIWREFLEREIVPKNHACELYFEERNIEAFVEKLERIYPEVEYVNRLMTHSWGQKVVRFYDPDGNLIEVGTPM; translated from the coding sequence ATGAAATTGAAGAACATTATGATTGTGGTGAAAGATATTGAAAAATCAAAACAATTTTATCATGATCTGTTTGGCCTGGATATGATACTGGACAATGATGGGAATATGATTTTAACAGAGGGACTTGTACTTCAGGACGAGAAGATCTGGAGAGAGTTCCTGGAAAGAGAAATTGTCCCAAAGAATCATGCCTGTGAACTGTATTTTGAAGAACGGAATATCGAAGCATTTGTTGAAAAGCTGGAAAGAATATATCCGGAGGTGGAATATGTCAACCGGCTTATGACGCATAGCTGGGGACAAAAGGTTGTCCGCTTTTATGATCCGGACGGAAATCTGATCGAGGTGGGAACTCCTATGTGA